One genomic region from Prevotella sp. Rep29 encodes:
- the rsxC gene encoding electron transport complex subunit RsxC, whose translation MRLKTFRKGGVHPEENKLTANVPTIVASLPQQAVFPLSQHIGAPAKPVVKKGDEVKVGTLLAEAGGFVSAPIYSSVSGKVLKIADSIDATGYRKPCIIVQVEGDEWEESIDRSDNLETLEKHSELTPEEIVERIKNAGVTGMGGAGFPTFIKLTPPPTAKAECVIVNAVECEPYITADYRLMLEHPDEILVGLELLMKAAKVSKGYIGIEENKPEAIQLLTEKTANRDDIEIVPLETKYPQGGEKQLVDAVIRRQVPAPPAIPVNVGAIVQNVGTTFAVYQAVMKHKPLFERYTTVTGKAIKNPGNFLVRMGTPMSDLITCCGGLPEGEHKVLAGGPMMGKAVYSTEVPICKGTNCVTVLTNEEAHRQEAQPCIRCAKCVSACPMGLEPYLLARVSEMQLWEKAEAEDIVSCIECGSCQFTCPAHRPLLDFIRNGKSTVMGIIKARNAQ comes from the coding sequence ATGAGACTCAAAACATTCAGAAAGGGTGGTGTCCATCCTGAGGAGAATAAGTTGACGGCGAATGTTCCGACCATTGTGGCATCATTGCCGCAGCAAGCCGTCTTTCCGCTTTCTCAGCATATCGGCGCTCCGGCAAAACCAGTCGTGAAAAAAGGTGACGAAGTGAAGGTCGGAACCTTGTTGGCGGAAGCGGGTGGTTTCGTGTCAGCACCCATCTATTCTTCTGTGTCGGGAAAAGTGTTGAAGATAGCTGATTCCATTGATGCCACAGGCTATCGTAAGCCCTGCATCATTGTGCAGGTTGAAGGCGATGAGTGGGAGGAAAGCATAGATCGTTCAGACAACTTGGAGACACTGGAAAAGCATTCCGAACTGACACCGGAGGAAATCGTGGAGCGCATCAAGAATGCCGGTGTGACGGGAATGGGTGGAGCAGGCTTTCCGACATTTATCAAGCTCACTCCGCCGCCGACAGCGAAGGCGGAATGTGTGATTGTCAACGCGGTAGAGTGTGAACCGTATATTACTGCCGACTATCGGCTGATGTTGGAACATCCCGATGAGATACTCGTGGGACTGGAGTTGCTGATGAAAGCAGCCAAAGTGTCGAAAGGATATATTGGTATTGAAGAAAATAAACCGGAAGCCATTCAGTTGTTGACGGAGAAAACGGCAAACCGTGACGATATAGAAATCGTTCCATTGGAAACAAAATATCCGCAAGGCGGCGAAAAGCAGTTGGTTGATGCCGTGATTCGCCGCCAAGTTCCAGCACCTCCCGCTATCCCTGTAAACGTTGGAGCAATAGTTCAAAACGTGGGAACTACATTTGCTGTTTATCAGGCAGTTATGAAACATAAGCCTCTCTTTGAACGCTACACGACAGTTACGGGAAAAGCAATCAAGAATCCGGGAAACTTTTTGGTGCGTATGGGCACACCGATGAGCGACCTGATAACCTGCTGTGGGGGATTGCCGGAAGGTGAGCACAAGGTGCTTGCCGGAGGTCCGATGATGGGAAAGGCGGTCTATTCCACGGAAGTCCCGATATGTAAAGGCACCAACTGTGTGACGGTTTTAACCAACGAAGAGGCGCATCGGCAGGAAGCACAGCCTTGCATCCGTTGTGCAAAGTGCGTGTCAGCATGTCCGATGGGACTGGAGCCGTATCTGTTGGCGAGGGTTTCGGAAATGCAATTATGGGAAAAGGCTGAAGCGGAAGATATCGTCTCGTGTATAGAGTGTGGCTCGTGTCAGTTCACTTGTCCGGCACATCGCCCGCTTCTGGATTTCATTCGCAACGGAAAATCAACAGTGATGGGCATCATTAAAGCTCGCAACGCCCAATAA
- a CDS encoding RnfABCDGE type electron transport complex subunit B: MWDVLTAVVFLGLLALLAAVVLYVCSRKFAVYEDPRIAEVSACLPGANCGGCGYAGCAAFADALVKGADAGSIEGMACPVGGNATMSSIANVLGMAVGDAEPKVAVVRCQGSCEARQRVATYDGLQTCTAMHAAGMGETACGYGCLGCGDCVEACTFGAIAINQETCLPEVNDDLCVACGACVKACPRHVIELRKKGPKNRRIYVGCVNKDKGPDAKKACKAACIGCGLCLKECKFEAITIAGNLSYIDDQKCRMCRKCEQACPTQAIVAVNFPVRKVEKEVSE, from the coding sequence ATGTGGGACGTATTGACAGCGGTTGTTTTTCTGGGACTTCTGGCGTTATTGGCGGCAGTTGTCTTGTATGTCTGTTCACGAAAGTTTGCCGTGTATGAAGATCCCCGTATCGCAGAAGTCTCAGCCTGTCTACCAGGTGCCAATTGTGGCGGGTGTGGATATGCTGGCTGCGCAGCTTTTGCTGATGCACTCGTGAAAGGTGCTGATGCGGGGTCGATTGAAGGTATGGCTTGTCCGGTAGGTGGCAATGCGACGATGAGCAGTATTGCGAACGTGCTGGGCATGGCAGTGGGCGATGCGGAGCCGAAGGTTGCCGTGGTGCGTTGTCAAGGAAGTTGTGAGGCGCGCCAACGGGTGGCAACGTATGACGGCTTGCAAACTTGCACGGCTATGCATGCGGCAGGTATGGGAGAAACGGCTTGCGGCTATGGATGTCTGGGCTGTGGCGACTGTGTGGAGGCGTGTACGTTTGGGGCGATAGCAATCAATCAGGAGACATGTCTGCCCGAGGTGAACGACGATTTGTGTGTGGCTTGCGGCGCATGTGTTAAGGCTTGTCCGCGCCATGTCATTGAACTTCGGAAGAAAGGTCCGAAGAACCGTCGCATCTATGTCGGCTGCGTGAACAAGGATAAAGGTCCCGATGCAAAGAAGGCATGTAAAGCCGCTTGTATCGGATGTGGACTTTGCTTGAAAGAATGCAAGTTTGAAGCAATTACGATAGCAGGAAATCTCAGTTATATTGACGACCAAAAGTGCCGCATGTGCAGGAAGTGTGAACAGGCTTGTCCGACGCAAGCCATTGTTGCCGTGAATTTTCCTGTTCGTAAAGTAGAAAAGGAGGTGAGCGAATGA
- a CDS encoding SoxR reducing system RseC family protein, with translation MEKRDRKGLIRHAGVVDSVTEDVVRVRIVQSSSCASCEVSGSCRISEAREKLVEVVSASANYHVGQPVVVTVSRRAGIHSVILAFGIPFMLLLLTVFCVWALTKEESVSALASLGVLALYYGVLFLFRQRIAKNVTFNIEEIK, from the coding sequence ATGGAAAAGCGAGACAGAAAAGGACTGATAAGACATGCAGGCGTTGTGGACTCTGTTACGGAAGATGTCGTTCGGGTGCGTATCGTTCAATCCTCATCCTGCGCTTCATGCGAAGTGTCGGGAAGTTGTCGCATTTCAGAGGCTCGTGAGAAGTTGGTGGAGGTAGTTTCTGCTTCAGCCAATTATCATGTGGGGCAGCCCGTTGTGGTGACGGTCTCTCGTCGGGCAGGAATACATTCAGTCATCTTGGCTTTCGGGATTCCGTTCATGTTGCTGTTGCTGACCGTTTTTTGCGTATGGGCTTTGACGAAAGAGGAGTCCGTTTCGGCATTAGCAAGTTTGGGTGTGTTGGCTCTGTATTATGGCGTGTTGTTTCTTTTCCGACAACGGATAGCAAAGAATGTAACGTTTAACATTGAAGAAATTAAATAA
- a CDS encoding N-acetylmuramoyl-L-alanine amidase-like domain-containing protein, with the protein MKVYITMFVSLLWAAGVFGNTPREVEYTKRDSVLVMQMLNRWESGGGGTYNASRTFLFFARQFMGYPYVAHTLDKNVEERLVVNMREVDCTTFVEYALALTQCVRNGKRSFADFCDYLQAIRYIGGDVSYLKRKHYFTLWITENEKQGFVRDIQAPQPPFSAVQTINVDYMTTHVPAYYMLNQHPSWVEPIRRLEESINGQQWRYIPKSQVVNTKLLRETIKDGDILVIITGKKGLDTSHIGIAKWHQDGLHMIHASQVYKKVVEDPVPLRQYLQRYKTHLGIRAVHVQ; encoded by the coding sequence ATGAAGGTATATATAACAATGTTCGTCAGTCTCCTGTGGGCTGCAGGTGTTTTCGGAAATACTCCGCGTGAGGTGGAATACACGAAACGGGACAGCGTGTTGGTCATGCAGATGCTCAACCGGTGGGAGAGTGGAGGCGGTGGTACATACAACGCTTCGCGCACCTTCCTGTTCTTTGCCAGGCAGTTCATGGGTTATCCCTACGTGGCACACACATTAGATAAGAACGTTGAGGAACGCCTTGTGGTGAATATGCGGGAAGTTGACTGTACGACGTTTGTCGAATATGCCCTTGCCTTGACACAATGTGTGCGCAACGGGAAACGTTCGTTTGCCGACTTTTGCGACTATCTGCAGGCAATCCGCTACATTGGCGGAGACGTTTCCTATCTGAAACGCAAACATTATTTCACGCTGTGGATTACCGAAAACGAAAAGCAGGGCTTTGTTCGTGACATACAGGCTCCTCAACCACCGTTTTCCGCCGTTCAGACAATCAACGTGGACTATATGACCACCCATGTTCCTGCCTATTATATGCTGAATCAGCATCCTTCATGGGTGGAACCAATCCGTCGGTTGGAAGAGTCAATCAACGGTCAGCAATGGCGCTATATCCCTAAATCGCAGGTTGTCAACACGAAGCTATTGCGCGAGACGATAAAAGATGGCGATATCCTTGTTATCATCACGGGCAAGAAAGGACTTGACACCTCGCACATCGGCATTGCCAAATGGCATCAAGACGGTCTGCACATGATACATGCCTCACAGGTTTATAAGAAAGTGGTGGAAGACCCGGTGCCCCTCCGTCAGTACCTTCAGAGATATAAGACGCATCTGGGAATCAGGGCGGTGCACGTGCAGTGA
- a CDS encoding DUF4421 domain-containing protein: MGIRRIFSLVCLSAFVLSAWALEVDSFQTKSSQLVLSEKNAQLTLPEKKPSFMKKVGKTLGALVAEFNNIDTNYIEPQHYNFTVMAQSTLTLEVYRLKSKSNQSIVFGPESSIKVGPYFGYRWMFLGYTFDLSHMNSNSKKEFNLSLYSSMLGIDLFYRRTGNDYRIRSADFGDGVNTKPLEGVAFSGLNVGITGFNLYYIFNHRKFSYPAAFSQSTCQKRSAGSAIFGIGYTHHSLDLNYNELQASVERYLPDYSEKLDSGLMFNKVKYDDFSVYGGYGYNYVVAKNCLLAASLSLGIGYKRSTGDLQRSSFSFRDFSFRNFNIDGVGRFGFVWNNTKWYVGASAILHAYNYHKSQFSTNNFFGSVNVYAGFNFGKRKAYRQKKKTE; the protein is encoded by the coding sequence ATGGGGATAAGGAGAATTTTTAGTTTGGTTTGTCTGTCGGCGTTCGTGTTGAGTGCATGGGCATTGGAGGTGGACTCGTTTCAAACAAAGAGTTCGCAGCTGGTCCTGTCAGAAAAGAATGCGCAGCTGACTTTGCCGGAAAAAAAGCCCTCTTTCATGAAAAAGGTGGGAAAAACGTTGGGGGCATTGGTCGCTGAATTCAACAATATAGATACGAACTATATAGAACCCCAGCACTATAACTTCACGGTGATGGCGCAATCGACGCTGACGCTGGAAGTCTATCGCCTGAAAAGCAAGTCGAATCAGTCAATCGTTTTTGGTCCGGAGTCCTCCATCAAAGTCGGTCCCTATTTCGGGTATCGTTGGATGTTCCTGGGTTATACGTTTGACTTGTCGCACATGAATTCCAATTCGAAGAAAGAGTTCAATCTGAGTCTGTATAGTTCGATGTTGGGAATAGATTTGTTTTATCGCCGTACGGGCAATGATTACCGCATCCGCTCGGCAGACTTTGGGGATGGCGTGAATACGAAGCCGCTTGAGGGAGTGGCGTTTTCGGGATTGAATGTGGGCATCACGGGCTTTAACCTGTATTACATCTTCAATCATCGCAAGTTTTCTTACCCCGCAGCGTTCAGTCAAAGCACCTGTCAGAAGCGCAGTGCCGGCTCCGCGATTTTTGGTATCGGCTATACGCATCATTCGCTGGACTTGAATTATAACGAGCTTCAGGCTTCGGTCGAGAGATATTTGCCCGACTATAGTGAGAAATTAGACAGTGGCTTGATGTTCAATAAAGTCAAATACGACGACTTCTCGGTGTATGGCGGCTACGGCTATAATTATGTGGTGGCAAAGAATTGCCTGTTGGCAGCATCGCTGTCGTTAGGTATCGGCTATAAACGTTCGACGGGCGATTTGCAGAGGTCGTCATTCTCGTTCCGTGACTTCTCTTTCCGCAATTTCAATATTGATGGTGTGGGGCGCTTCGGATTTGTATGGAACAATACGAAATGGTATGTGGGTGCGAGTGCAATACTGCATGCGTACAACTACCATAAATCCCAATTCTCGACCAACAATTTCTTCGGCAGCGTGAATGTGTATGCCGGTTTTAATTTTGGAAAGCGGAAAGCATACAGACAAAAAAAGAAAACAGAATGA
- a CDS encoding Gfo/Idh/MocA family protein, translating to MKYIKWGVLGCSADVMPVVRLLNEMEGSQVVAVMDDDAAVAKSCGAELGISSYSGVQDLIDDSEVNAVYIATAPSTHATYAILSMRSGKPVLVETPLADTYWDCVRMNRVSEETGVPCFVNFYYRYLPYFDAIKKYLASGAFGEIVSVELHSVGVASETASVGSELWKACAYQLDLLQHLFGVIVEAWGVLDEKRERSALSSCFRFETGIPGSALWVNCQHDGAPSPENAQKNEAGAEGYDGCWVQITGREKQMHFSLSGEYPPEISPADDVFSASEIAPMSDGHSCQPLLREVLSDLQGFNVCGCTSVSATAVYWTLERLKGE from the coding sequence ATGAAATATATCAAGTGGGGAGTGTTAGGCTGTTCTGCAGACGTCATGCCGGTTGTCCGTTTGTTGAATGAGATGGAAGGTTCTCAAGTCGTGGCAGTGATGGACGATGATGCTGCGGTGGCGAAGTCGTGTGGCGCAGAGCTCGGAATCAGCAGCTATTCGGGAGTGCAAGACCTGATAGATGATTCGGAGGTGAATGCTGTCTATATAGCAACCGCCCCTTCCACCCATGCCACCTATGCCATTCTTTCCATGCGAAGCGGTAAGCCCGTGTTGGTGGAAACGCCTTTGGCAGACACCTATTGGGACTGTGTGCGCATGAATCGTGTGAGTGAGGAAACGGGAGTGCCTTGTTTCGTGAATTTCTATTATCGCTATTTACCTTATTTTGATGCGATAAAAAAATATTTAGCCAGTGGTGCTTTTGGGGAGATTGTCAGCGTGGAATTGCATTCCGTCGGCGTCGCTTCGGAAACCGCTTCAGTCGGTAGTGAGCTGTGGAAGGCGTGTGCCTATCAGTTGGATTTGTTACAACATCTGTTTGGCGTGATAGTCGAAGCATGGGGAGTGTTGGACGAAAAGCGGGAAAGAAGTGCCTTGAGTTCTTGTTTCAGATTTGAAACGGGAATACCGGGCAGCGCTTTGTGGGTTAATTGTCAGCATGACGGTGCCCCATCTCCGGAGAATGCTCAAAAAAACGAAGCGGGTGCGGAAGGATACGACGGCTGTTGGGTGCAGATTACCGGTCGGGAGAAGCAGATGCACTTTTCACTGTCGGGTGAGTATCCACCAGAAATTTCTCCCGCAGATGACGTGTTTTCAGCCTCAGAAATAGCACCGATGTCGGACGGCCATTCCTGTCAGCCGCTACTGCGAGAAGTGTTGAGCGACCTGCAAGGCTTTAATGTGTGTGGGTGTACGAGTGTTTCAGCCACGGCAGTCTATTGGACCCTTGAACGTTTGAAAGGAGAGTGA
- the rpsA gene encoding 30S ribosomal protein S1 — protein sequence MSNLKNIQPLEDFNWEEFENGTAVGSSKEELTKAYDETLNKVNEHQVVEGKVISVDKKEVVVNIGYKSDGVISASEFRYNPDLKVGDVVEVYVENPEDKKGQLLLSHKKARLSKSWDRVNAALENDEIIQGYIKCRTKGGMIVDVFGIEAFLPGSQIDVHPIRDYDVFVDKTMEFKIVKINQEFRNVVVSHKALIEAELEAQKKEIISRLEKGQILEGTVKNITSYGVFVDLGGVDGLIHITDLSWGRVSDPHEVVKLDDKINVVILDFDDEKRRIALGLKQLTPHPWDALDAELKVGDHVKGKVVVIADYGAFVEIAPGVEGLIHVSEMSWSQHLRSAQDFLKVGDEVEAVILTLDRDERKMSLGIKQLKEDPWETIEVKYPVDSKHTAKVRNFTNFGIFVELEEGVDGLIHISDLSWTKKVKHPSEFTQVGADIDVVVLEIDKENRRLSLGHKQLEENPWDTYETIYTPGSVHTGKIAEMMDKGAVIALNEGGEGFATPKHLVKEDGSQAQLGEELEFKVIEFVKETKRIILSHSRTFEEEKEEPKKAAKKTTKKKDEATINNVAASTTLGDIDALAELKAKMENSDE from the coding sequence ATGTCAAATTTAAAAAACATCCAGCCATTGGAAGACTTCAATTGGGAAGAATTTGAGAATGGCACAGCCGTAGGCAGCAGCAAAGAAGAGCTGACCAAGGCCTACGATGAGACCCTCAACAAGGTGAATGAGCACCAGGTAGTTGAAGGTAAAGTTATTTCTGTTGACAAGAAAGAAGTTGTTGTCAACATCGGTTACAAGAGCGACGGTGTCATCTCTGCAAGCGAGTTCCGCTACAATCCCGACCTGAAGGTTGGTGACGTTGTGGAAGTGTATGTAGAGAATCCCGAAGACAAGAAAGGTCAGTTGCTCCTGTCACACAAGAAAGCACGCCTCAGCAAGAGCTGGGACCGTGTCAACGCTGCGCTTGAAAACGACGAAATCATTCAGGGTTACATCAAGTGCCGCACGAAGGGCGGTATGATTGTCGATGTATTCGGTATCGAGGCATTCTTGCCTGGCAGCCAGATCGACGTTCATCCTATTCGCGACTACGACGTATTCGTTGACAAGACCATGGAATTCAAAATCGTTAAAATCAACCAGGAATTCCGCAACGTGGTCGTTTCCCACAAAGCACTTATCGAAGCTGAACTGGAAGCACAGAAGAAAGAAATTATCAGCCGTCTCGAAAAAGGACAAATCCTTGAAGGTACGGTTAAGAATATTACCTCTTACGGCGTATTCGTCGATCTCGGAGGCGTGGACGGACTCATCCACATCACAGACCTGTCTTGGGGCCGCGTAAGCGATCCGCATGAGGTGGTTAAGCTCGATGACAAAATCAATGTCGTTATTCTCGACTTCGACGATGAGAAGCGCCGCATTGCACTTGGACTCAAGCAACTCACTCCGCACCCATGGGATGCACTCGATGCTGAACTCAAGGTGGGCGACCACGTGAAGGGTAAGGTTGTTGTCATTGCCGACTACGGAGCATTTGTTGAGATTGCACCGGGCGTTGAAGGCCTCATCCACGTTTCTGAAATGTCTTGGAGCCAGCACCTGCGCTCAGCACAAGACTTCCTCAAGGTGGGCGACGAGGTTGAAGCTGTCATCCTGACACTCGACCGCGACGAGCGCAAGATGTCTCTCGGCATCAAGCAGCTCAAGGAAGACCCATGGGAGACTATCGAGGTGAAATATCCTGTTGACTCCAAGCACACTGCCAAGGTGCGCAACTTCACCAACTTCGGTATCTTCGTTGAACTGGAAGAAGGCGTGGACGGACTCATTCACATCAGCGACCTCTCTTGGACAAAGAAGGTGAAACACCCGTCAGAGTTCACTCAGGTTGGTGCCGACATCGACGTCGTTGTTCTTGAGATAGACAAAGAGAACCGTCGCCTCTCACTCGGTCACAAGCAGCTCGAAGAGAATCCTTGGGATACTTACGAGACCATCTACACACCGGGTAGCGTTCACACCGGCAAAATTGCCGAGATGATGGACAAAGGTGCTGTTATCGCACTGAACGAAGGCGGTGAAGGCTTCGCCACTCCGAAGCACCTCGTGAAGGAAGACGGCAGCCAGGCACAGTTGGGCGAAGAGCTCGAATTCAAGGTAATCGAGTTCGTGAAAGAAACCAAGCGCATCATCCTCTCTCACTCACGCACATTCGAGGAGGAGAAGGAAGAGCCGAAGAAGGCAGCAAAGAAGACCACCAAGAAGAAGGACGAAGCTACTATCAACAACGTAGCAGCAAGCACCACACTTGGTGATATCGATGCTCTTGCTGAACTGAAAGCTAAGATGGAGAACAGCGACGAATAA